A single region of the Lycium barbarum isolate Lr01 chromosome 2, ASM1917538v2, whole genome shotgun sequence genome encodes:
- the LOC132628751 gene encoding uncharacterized protein LOC132628751, whose product MADQSISGRVTRGIPHTLQNLDSPSFDLGISQQQHDVDAASAEKLVAERRFKKIHDPARIRNSSTVNLEKKKFDTATKTRKTSDVAYSSKGKNVVETDTGEQQLIMNKQMQVDTEVQGQLFRCFMVRELKRSNRDAFVIDINGTELTFGLFEFALITGLKCYGDEVFFDEGPNRLLDEYFGGSGNSVLKMTLNKCFEDKDWGVGDNADEDARNVTVPRHHFDLVESERYNEYTWGKEAFDDLIKSIYHKMDKPKQFYCLRGFPFAMQVWIYECCSNVDPNLMVKTGRRIPRMFNWRTVNQKSSVNYLMLGMFKDGEDNCCKFNNIVPTMLEVEKLGLRAYLVNRLAPPPQTHQEEENEYANFSTTPPHVAVAKKTQKNDASKSPPHKKPRKMSTAALLVQKSPTMIPKKSTVGQSSKQSASVVDKSVQSKEKEKAAPSVHRVPVDDVSTSKSVDLTSLRQELNQFKQEVFAEFKVVFTELKVVSTEIKDLSKIIDKISKSETQDPLHDGNIHQQAGDYMDHGDDIHMETDTGDVHPTEKGLAPDIQVGIDNDSGDTLKASTEEIVEGGDLSGEPKTSVERPADPTEEKGLAPDIQVDIGNESGDTMEASTEEIAEGGDLSGEPKTSVERSGKHTVEEQKCSYDSNNSEMIVQVLENIAESVMTNEQFHAEKTEENTSSTVLEEPHAAVCNAQPLSQWLLPDEYLPSQTPGKEIMFHPSVTRATRPSSSSGKGHVHVFDKKYPFQIDPITGPLDVQMVDEYRTWFRNGLLVRHDSKKNYEDHYKKKMTVFDNGVKYNFGITTVNDKNWFYLLSMDSQLWNDEHIDVIFYYFRKKGKYDKRNNFSFTTVDCLFKQRIDVVHHTYRNVETQTNVANEEQVLIEYVKSHRLIANVPWHTVDNVLIPVNIQEENHWLLVLLSFKDRDCGVFVAAYVEYLTSGERIPDVIDAHMQRMRYGALLWDYAEGKVADKAESDNEVPPRPIKPVIDYDTVDAIDVR is encoded by the exons ATGGCGGATCAAAGCATATCTGGTAGGGTTACAAGAGGTATCCCACATACTCTTCAAAATTTAGATTCCCCTTCTTTTGATTTGGGAATTTCTCAGCAACAACATGATGTTGATGCAGCTTCTGCTGAGAAATTGGTTGCTGAAAGGAGATTTAAGAAAATCCATGATCCTGCCAGAATCAGAAATTCTTCAACTgttaatttggaaaaaaaaaaatttgatacTGCCACAAAGACGAGAAAAACATCCGATGTTGCTTATAGTAGCAAAGGGAAGAATGTTGTAGAGACAGATACCGGAGAACAACAATTAATTATGAACAAGCag ATGCAAGTTGACACCGAGGTGCAGGGTCAGTTATTTAGGTGTTTTATGGTTAGGGAGTTGAAGCGTAGTAATAGGGATGCATTTGTTATCGATATTAATGGGACAGAATTGACATTCGGTCTTTTTGAATTTGCTTTAATTACTGGTTTGAAGTGTTACGGGGATGAAGTTTTTTTTGACGAGGGTCCTAACAGATTGTTGGATGAATATTTTGGTGGTTCTGGTAATAGTGTTTTAAAGATGACTTTAAATAAGTGCTTTGAAGACAAGGATTGGGGTGTTGGTGATAACGCAGATGAAGATGCT AGGAACGTCACAGTCCCAAGACATCATTTTGACTTGGTGGAGAGTGAACGGTACAATGAATATACATGGGGTAAGGAAGCAtttgatgatttgattaagaGTATTTACCACAAGATGGACAAGCCGAAGCAGTTTTATTGTCTACGAGGTTTCCCTTTTGCTATGCAAGTGTGGATATATGAGTGCTGCTCTAATGTTGACCCTAATTTAATGGTTAAAACCGGAAGGCGAATCCCAAGAATGTTTAATTGGAGAACAGTGAACCAAAAGTCATCTGTTAACTACTTGATGTTGGGCATGTTTAAGGACGGTGAG GACAATTGTTGTAAATTCAACAACATTGTTCCGACCATGTTAGAGGTTGAGAAGCTTGGTCTGCGTGCATACCTGGTCAACAGACTTGCACCACCACCCCAAACACACCAAGAGGAGGAAAATGAATATGCAAATTTTTCCACAACACCTCCCCATGTTGCTGTtgccaagaaaactcaaaagaACGATGCTTCAAAATCTCCACCGCACAAGAAGCCTAGGAAGATGTCGACGGCAGCATTGCTTGTTCAGAAGTCACCAACCATGATCCCAAAAAAATCTACAGTTGGACAATCATCTAAACAATCTGCTTCGGTGGTAGATAAGTCGGTTCAatcaaaggaaaaagaaaaagctgCTCCAAGTGTCCACCGCGTTCCTGTTGACGACGTATCCACCAGCAAATCAGTTGACCTCACAAGTTTGAGGCAGGAACTTAATCAATTTAAGCAGGaa GTGTTTGCTGAATTCAAGGTTGTTTTTACTGAGCTCAAGGTTGTTTCTACTGAGATCAAGGATCTTAGCAAAATTATTGATAAAATTTCGAAAAG TGAGACTCAAGATCCTTTACATGATGGCAACATACATCAACAAGCTGGTGATTACATGGACCATGGTGACGATATTCACATGGAGACTGATACGGGTGATGTGCATCCAACAgag AAGGGTCTTGCACCGGATATTCAAGTCGGTATTGACAATGATAGCGGCGATACGCTGAAAGCTTCAACCGAAGAGATTGTGGAAGGAGGTGATCTTTCAGGAGAACCGAAGACTTCGGTTGAACGTCCGGCTGATCCAACAGAG gaaaagggTCTTGCACCGGATATTCAAGTTGATATTGGCAATGAGAGCGGCGATACGATGGAAGCTTCAACCGAAGAGATTGCAGAAGGAGGTGATCTTTCAGGAGAACCGAAGACTTCGGTTGAACGTTCGGGGAAACATACTGTGGAAGAGCAAAAATGTTCTTATGATTCAAATAATTCCGAG ATGATCGTACAGGTGCTAGAAAATATAGCAGAATCAGTAATGACTAACGAACAATTTCATGCGGAAAAAACCGAGGAAAACACCAGCTCAACTGTCTTAGAGGAACCCCATGCAGCAGTTTGTAACGCGCAGCCGTTGTCTCAGTGGTTGTTGCCTGATGAGTATTTACCAAGCCAAACCCCAGGAAAAGAAATCATGTTTCATCCATCAGTCACACGAGCTACACGCCCCA GTAGTAGTTCAGGCAAGGGTCATGTTCATGTGTTTGATAAAAAATATCCATTCCAGATAGATCCCATTACTGGTCCACTTGATGTCCAGATGGTGGATGAATACCGTACTTGGTTTCGAAACGGTCTGCTTGTGAGGCACGATAGCAA AAAGAACTACGAAGaccattacaaaaaaaaaatgacagtTTTTGACAATGGAGTCAAATACAATTTTGGCATCACAACTGTCAATGATAAGAACTGGTTTTACCTGTTATCGATGGATAGTCAGCTTTGGAATGACGAG CACATTGACGTCATTTTCTATTACTTTCGGAAGAAAGGAAAGTATGATAAAAGGAACAATTTCAGCTTCACCACTGTTGACTGCCTATTCAAGCAGAGAATTGATGTGGTCCACCACACATATCGCAATGTTGAAACCCAGACAAATGTGGCAAATGAAGAGCAAGTATTGATTGAGTATGTTAAGAGCCACAGGCTTATTGCCAATGTCCCGTGGCATACGGTTGACAACGTGCTGATACCGGTGAATATACAAGAAGAAAATCATTGGTTATTGGTACTCCTTTCATTCAAGGACAG ggacTGTGGTGTCTTTGTGGCAGCGTATGTTGAGTATTTGACATCGGGTGAAAGGATTCCTGATGTCATTGATGCACACATGCAGCGTATGAGATACGGTGCACTCTTATGGGACTATGCTGAAGGCAAGGTTGCTGACAAAGCAGAGAGTGATAATGAAGTTCCACCAAGACCGATTAAGCCAGTAATCGATTACGATACTGTAGATGCAATTGATGTTCGATAA
- the LOC132628752 gene encoding uncharacterized protein LOC132628752, protein MAKAYTQDDFDELMGKVQKVDMRVAEYLESAGRDKWARLYAFVNRGWTMTSNIAECINRHLLAARELPIYDFLKEVRRMFGRWNYNNRRNGTYTFSTLDEIPCPHAWAVIKKKNLVAEDYYSDLFKPETVLKTYDIPVDPLPDEREWNIPKNILEDVVLPPRYKRPPGRPKKRRDKPLSELLFGKSRHACSTCGQLGHNRRSCSFEPMRK, encoded by the exons ATGGCAAAGGCATACACGCAGGATGATTTCGATGAGTTAatgggaaaggttcaaaaggtaGATATGCGCGTGGCAGAGTATTTGGAATCGGCTGGTAGAGACAAGTGGGCTAGATTGTATGCATTTGTTAACCGAGGGTGGACAATGACTTCTAACATAGCAGAGTGCATTAACCGACATCTTCTAGCAGCTAGAGAACTGCCTATATATGACTTTCTCAAAGAAGTTAGAAGGATGTTTGGGAGATGGAATTACAATAACCGGAGAAATGGAACATACACGTTCAGTACACTCG ATGAAATCCCCTGCCCGCATGCATGGGCtgtcattaaaaagaaaaatctggTTGCTGAGGATTATTACTCTGATTTGTTCAAACCGGAGACCGTGTTGAAGACATATGATATACCTGTGGATCCTCTACCCGACGAGCGTGAATGGAACATTCCCAAAAACATCTTGGAGGATGTGGTTTTGCCACCAAGATACAAGAGACCGCCTGGTAGGCCAAAGAAGAGGCGTGATAAGCCTTTAAGTGAATTGTTGTTTGGAAAGAGCAGACATGCTTGCAGTACTTGTGGACAACTTGGGCACAACAGACGTTCATGTAGTTTTGAGCCTATGAGGAAGTGA
- the LOC132628753 gene encoding peroxisomal fatty acid beta-oxidation multifunctional protein MFP2-like, whose amino-acid sequence MGDKFQQFEVLFLRILDKSACVEDLIRNLNFYVLNVEECMEEEIRVRKGNITADFVEKKLLDLKSEEGEKDEVGEEDELENKPELCGIGGSKGRATIEIGADGVAVITIINPPVNSLSLDVLYSLKETVEEALRRDDVKAIVITGCHGKFSGGFDISSFADLQQGKVAQPKPGYVSVDMLTDTVEVSRKPLVAAIDGHALGGGLEIAMCCHARISTPNAQLGLPELHLGIIPGFGGTQRLPRLVGLAKSLEMLLTAKSVKGEEALDLGLVDAIVSPNQLLDTARKWALDIWERKRPWNVSSLHRTDKMESLDEAKEILKLARAQALRIAPNLYHPLAYIDVVEEGIVSGPRAGLIKEYETFEVLVRSDICKALLHLFFAQRGTMKVPGVTDLGLAPRHVKKVAILGGGLMGSGIATALLLSNYPVILKEVNDKFLEAGIEKIKANLQSRVNKGKLSQEKFEKALSLLKGTLDYENFRDVDMVIEAVTEDLSLKQQIFMDLEKYCPPHCILASNTSTIDLNLIWEKTKSQDRIVGAHFFSPAHVMPLLEIVRTQKTSPQVIVDVLDVGKKIKKTPVVVRNCTGFAVNRMFFPCTQAALLLVEHGADLYCIDRAFAKFGMAMGPFRMCDLIGIGVAMATEAQFALSMPDRIYKSMLIPLMQQDKRLGETTRKGFYVYDERRKAKPDPEIKKYIEKATEISGVSIHPKLAKLPDKDIVEMISFPLVNEACRLLAEGISVKAADLDIASVMGIGFPPYRGGIIYWADTLGSKYICSRLDEWARMYGNFFKPCDYLAEKAAKGVPLSATTDPARSRL is encoded by the exons ATGGGGGATAAGTTTCAACAATTCGAAGTGCTTTTCTTGCGTATTCTTGATAAATCAGC ATGTGTTGAAGATTTAATTAGAAATTTGAATTTTTACGTTTTGAATGTTGAAGAATGCATGGAAGAGGAGATACGTGTAAGGAAAGGGAATATTACAGCTGATTTTGTGGAAAAGaag CTCCTGGATTTAAAATCTGAAGAAGGAGAGAAGGATGAAGTTGGGGAAGAAGATGAGTTGGAGAACAAACCTGAGCTATGTGGGATAGGAGGG TCAAAGGGTAGAGCTACCATTGAGATTGGAGCTGATGGAGTTGCTGTCATCACCATAATTAATCCGCCTGTCAATTCTCTTTCCTTAGATG TTTTGTACAGCTTGAAAGAGACAGTTGAAGAAGCCCTAAGGAGAGATGATGTGAAGGCAATTGTTATAACAG GTTGTCATGGAAAGTTCTCTGGTGGGTTTGATATCTCTTCTTTTGCTGACTTACAACAAGGAAAAG TGGCACAACCAAAACCTGGTTATGTATCTGTGGATATGCTCACTGACACTGTGGAAG TTTCGAGAAAACCTTTAGTGGCGGCCATTGATGGTCATGCTTTGGGTGGAGGACTAGAAATTGCAATG TGTTGTCATGCACGGATTTCCACTCCAAATGCACAACTTGGATTGCCAGAACTTCACCTTGGTATTATTCCTGGATTTGGAG GTACTCAGAGGCTTCCACGCCTTGTGGGACTTGCTAAGTCCCTAGAAATGTTGCTA ACAGCAAAATCTGTTAAAGGGGAGGAAGCGCTTGATCTTGGCCTTGTTGATGCTATAGTTTCACCAAACCAATTGCTGGATACTGCTCGTAAATGGGCACTTGATATTTGGGAGCGCAAAAGACCTTGGAATGTTTCCAGCCTTCACAGAACTGACAAGATGGAGTCTCTTGATGAGGCAAAAGAAATACTAAAGCTTGCTAGAGCTCAAGCTCTTAGAATAGCTCCAAATCTCTATCATCCCTTAGCATACATCGATGTTGTTGAAGAGGGTATAGTGTCCGGTCCACGTGCTGGACTTATTAAG GAATATGAAACGTTCGAAGTTCTTGTGCGTTCAGACATTTGCAAGGCCTTACTCCACCTTTTCTTTGCCCAGCGTGGAACCATGAAG GTTCCAGGGGTGACTGATTTGGGGTTAGCGCCACGACACGTTAAGAAGGTTGCAATTCTTGGAGGTGGACTAATGGGTTCTGGAATTGCAACTGCATTGCTCCTTAGCAACTATCCTGTGATCCTGAAAGAAGTTAATGACAAATTCCTAGAGGCTGGAATTGAGAAAATAAAAG CAAATTTGCAAAGCCGCGTCAATAAAGGAAAATTGAGTCAAGAGAAGTTTGAAAAAGCTCTCTCCCTACTCAAGGGTACTCTTGATTACGAGAACTTCAGAGATGTTGACATGGTCATTGAG GCAGTCACCGAGGACTTATCTTTGAAGCAGCAAATATTTATGGATCTAGAGAAGTACTGCCCTCCTCATTGTATACTTGCTAGTAATACCTCTACAATTGACTTGAATTTGATTTGGGAGAAAACCAAATCTCAAGATCGTATTGTTGGAGCTCACTTTTTCAG TCCGGCTCATGTGATGCCACTTCTGGAAATTGTTCGCACCCAAAAGACATCTCCACAAGTAATTGTAGACGTGCTTGATGTTGGAAAGAAGATAAAGAAAACCCCAGTAGTAGTAAGGAATTGCACTGGTTTTGCTGTCAACAGGATGTTTTTTCCTTGTACCCAAGCTGCTCTTTTGCTTGTTGAACATGGAGCTGATTTATACTGCATAGATAGAGCCTTTGCTAAATTTGGTATGGCTATGGGCCCCTTCAG AATGTGTGATCTTATTGGTATTGGTGTTGCCATGGCTACTGAAGCTCAATTTGCATTGAGTATGCCCGACAGAATTTACAAGTCAATGCTTATTCCACTCATGCAACAAGATAAAAGATTAG GTGAAACGACTCGAAAAGGGTTCTACGTATACGATGAAAGACGCAAAGCCAAGCCTGATCCAGAAATTAAGAAATACATTGAGAAGGCAACAGAAATTTCTGGTGTCAGCATTCATCCTAAG CTGGCAAAACTCCCGGACAAGGACATCGTCGAAATGATCTCATTTCCTCTGGTTAATGAAGCATGCAGATTACTTGCTGAAGGCATTTCTGTCAAAGCTGCTGATCTTGACATTGCTTCTGTCATGGGCATAGGGTTTCCCCCTTACAG GGGTGGGATCATATACTGGGCAGATACTCTTGGATCCAAATACATTTGTTCAAGATTGGATGAGTGGGCAAGAATGTATGGAAACTTTTTCAAACCTTGTGATTACCTAGCTGAAAAAGCTGCCAAGGGTGTTCCTCTG AGTGCAACGACGGATCCTGCAAGGTCACGCCTATAA